CCGCGCGGCGGGTCCACCTCGCTCACGCCGGCCCGCTTCACCGATTCGCGCGTCGCCTCGTATTCGTCGCCGGGCGCGCCGAACGCGAGATGGTGCAGGCGCTTCTTCGGCCCGCCGTAGAGGAGCACCGACTCGCGGCGGAGCGGCGCCGGGCGCAGCCGGACCGCGTCGCCACGGCCCGACGCGTTCACCAGCCCGAAGGCCGTGTAGAACTTCTCCCCCGCCCCCTGGTCGGGCACCTCGAGCGCGTAGTGGAGCAGCGCCTTCACCGCCATCCGTCTTCCCTCCCCGCCGTGACGCCTGGCGCGGACTCTACCACGGCGCGGGCCGGCGTGCGATTGACACCCGCCGGGACGGCTCCTATGATCGGCGCCACCAAGGAGGACGCCATGGCGCTGAAAGTGCTCGAGCTCCACCACCACGGCATCCGCGTCGGCTCGACCGAGGCCGAGGCCGACAAGGCGCTCGCGTTCTACCGCGACGTCCTCGGGCTGTCTCCCGATCCCGGGCGGCCGGTCATCCCGACGATCCCGGGCTACTGGATGGACGTCGGCGGCAAGGCGCAGATCCACCTGATGGGCGTGAACGGCCAGTCGAAGTTCGCCAAGGGCCCGGGCAAGGATCCCTCGCTGCCGCACGTCGCGCTCGCCGTGCCCGACATCCAGGAGGCGCGCCGCGAGCTCGACCGCCTCCGCGTGGAGTACTGGGTGACCGAGGGCGTCGTCGGCCCGCAGTCCCTGCAGATCTTCATGCACGACCCGGCCGGCAACATGATCGAGCTCCACGCGGCCGGCACCTGCCGGTGCGACAGCAGCAAGCGCGGCGGCGCGGCCGTGAAGATGAGCTAGCCGTGGCGCTCACGCCCGAGCAGCGGCTCGTCGTCGAGCGGGTCGCCCGGCTCACGCGCGAGCGCATCGCGCCGCGCGCGGCGCGGTACGACGTCGAGGCGCAGAACCCGCTCGAGAGCTGGCGCGACCTCTGGAGCGAGGGCTTTCTCGCGGCCGCGATCCCGCGCGCGTACGGCGGCCTCGGGCTGGACATGCCGACCTACGCCGCCGCCATCCGCACGCTCGCCCAGGGCTGCGCGAACACGGCGATGACGCTCCACATGCACTCGACCGTCATGCGGTTCATCGACGCGCTCGGGACCGAGGCGCAGAAGCGGCGCTGGTTCGACGAGGTGGTCCGCTTCGGCAAGCTCTTCGGGAGCTGGGGCAGCGAGCCCGCGGTGAGCCTCTCGCGGACGTTCCTCATGGAGACCGCGATCCGGCGCGTGGACGGCGACGGCTGGCAGATCGACGGCGTGAAGCACTTCTGTACGATGGCGCACGGCGCGGCGTACTACATGGTCTGGTGCGCGCTCGACGGCGAGGCCGACATGGGCAAGGCGGTGCTCCAGGCGCTGGTCCCCGCCGAGACGCCGGGCCTCGCGAGCGACGGCCGCTGGGACACGCTCGGGATGCGCGCGACCTTCAGCCCGTCGGTGACCTTCACGAAAGCGCGCGTTCCCGAGGACGCGACGCTCGGCCGGCCGGGCTCGGCCATCCAGGTCGGCGTCGTCGAGGTCTTCGGGCTCGGCTACGCCGCGATCTACATCGGTGTCGCCGAGGCCGCGCTCGCGTTCGCCGTGGACTACGCGAAGAAGCGTGTCGTGCGGCCCGACAACGCCGCGGTCGCGCAGGACCCGACCGTCCAGCGCCACGTCGGCGAGCTCGACGCGCGCCTGCACGCCGCGCGCCTCGTGCTGGAGGACTCGGCCGCGCGCTGGGGCGAGGCCGACATGGTCGAGCGCGGGCTGCTCGCCAACCGCGCCAAGTTCGTCGCGACGGAGGTCGCGCTCGAGGTCACCTCGCGCGTCGTCCAGGTGGTCGGCGGCCGCGGCGCCTACCGGGAGTTCCCCGCCGAGCGCGCCTTCCGCGACGTCCGCACGGCGACGCTCATGCCGCCCACGGTGGACCGGATGCTCGAGGCGATCGGCAAGAGCGCGCTCGGCATCCAGGAGGGCATGTTCCGCATCAGCGGGGGACCGCAGGGCGCGTAGCGCCTGCGCGCCGGGAGACCACGCGTGTTCCCGCTCCCGCCGCTGACCGACGAGCAGCGCTCGATCATCGACCGCGCGGCCGCGCTCGCGCGCGAGCGGTTCGCGCCGCGCGCGGCGACGTACGACGCCGAGGCGTCGTTCCCCTACGAGAACTTCGCCGACCTCCGGGCGGCGGGGCTCCTCGCGCTCACCGTGCCCAAGGAGTACGGGGGCGTCGGCGCCGACCCGATCGCGTACGCGCACGCGCTCCGCGAGATCGCGAAGGGCTGCTCGGCCACGGGCCTCACCTTCAACATGCACTCGACGGTCACGACGTTCGTCGCGGCGCTCGGCACGGAGGCCCAGAAGCGGCGGTACTTCGCCGAGGTCGTCGAGCGCGGCCGGCTCATCGCCTCGATCACGAGCGAGCCCGAGCAGAGCTTCCGCGACAAGTTCGTCTTCAACACCGTCTTCCGCAAGGTTCCGGGCGGCTACCACGTCGCCGGCGTCAAGCAGTTCTGCTCGCTGGGCGACGCGGCCGACTACTACTTCGTCACCGGGATCGTCGAGGGCGCGACGACGGCGAAGGACGGCGTGATCTCGGCGCTGATCCCGCGCGACGCCGCGGGTGTGAAGATCGAGGGCCTCTGGAACGCCACGGGCATGCGGGGCACGATCAGCCACACGATCCGCTACGACTCCACGGTGGGCGCCGAGAGCGTCATCGGCACACCCGGCTCGCTCCTCGGCATCGACCTCTCGGGCTTCGCGCTCGGCTACGCGGGCGTCTACCTGGGCATCGGCGAGGCGGCGTTCGAGTTCATGGTGGAGTACGCGAAGACGCGGACGCTCAAGCCCTCGACCGAGCCGCTGGCGCACCACCCGCTCGTCCAGCGCACCGTCGCCGAGACCGGCACCGCGATCCGCGCCGCGCGCCTGCTCCTGCACGACGCCGCGCGCGTGCGGATGACCGGCGACAAGGAAGCGACGATGCTCGCCGTCAACCAGGCGAAGACCTACTGCGCCGACGTCGGCCTGCTGGCGACCGAGAAGGCGATCCGCCTGGCCGGCGGGCGGGGCATCCTGAAGGAGCTGCCGCTCGAGCGCTGGCACCGCGACGCCCTCGCCGGGCCGGTCATGCCGCCCGCCAACGACCGCTGTCTCGAGACGGCGGGCAAGCTCCTCTGCGGCCTCCGGGCCGCGACGCTCGAGTTCCAGTAGGACGCGGCGCTCGGGCGGCGGGCCCGGGGCCTCCTCTCGGTCAGATCCGGATCAGGCCCGCGCACCGGCGCGAGCCGCAGCGGCAGCGAAAGCGCACGATGGGTCGGTAGCGCGGGTCGCCGTGCCCGATGACCGTCCGGTAGTCGCACGTGACCTCCTCGCCCTTCCGGATCCGGCGCAGGGCCATCAACGAGAGCGCGTACCAGCCGCGGCCATCGCCGGCGTTGGGCGCGCACGAGTGATTGACCCAGTAGCCCAGCGCGATCTTCCGCCCCCGCGGCGGCGCCAGGTAGAACCCGTGCTCGAGGTGGAAGCAGAATCGCTGGAACGACCGCGGGAGCGCCTTGACCCGGTGATAGGGCAGCACGCGACCGCCCGACACGATGAGCAGCTCGCCCTTGCGGATCGCGCGCCGCGCGAAGACGCCCACCTCGCGGTGGTTCACCCGGCGCAGCTCGAGCTTCACGCTCTGGTAGGAGTCGCTCACGAAGGGCACGGGCGACTCGCGGCCCTATGCCCGGGGCGGCGTCTGCCCCGCCCACTCCTCCCACCGGTCACGGCGGGGGAAGTGGAAGGCGAAGAGGCCGAGTGCGAAGGCGAGGAACAGGTAAAAGTCGGCGGAGCTACCGGAGACGAGGAAGAGCACCAGGCCGAACACGCCGACCGACTCGCAGAGCGCGAAGGTCACGATCGACGCGGTCTGGAGCCGCTCGCCGGGCCCGGGGCCGCCCGACCGCGGCGCCAGGAGCGCGCCGCGCAGGACGCGGATCAGCCCGGCGTCGGCGAGCGCCAGGGCGAGAAAGATCCAGCGCAGCATCTCCCACCACGGGACCTGGACGAACCCCCGGAACGGCGCGGACTGCCGCTTGATCAGCTCGACGAGTCCCGCGTAGATCAGGAGTGAGAGGATCATCGCGATCGCGATGATCCGGGTCGCGCGGAATTGCTGGTCGAAGGCGACCATCGCGGACCTTAACGGTACGGCAACGCCACGCGCAATTCAATCGCGCGCGTTCCCGCGCGACGCCTCGGCGGCGCGCGCGGCGAGCCACGCCTCGACGCCCGCACGGAGCGCCGCGCGCTCACCCGCGCCGAGGCCGGCGGGGTCGAAGCGGTACCGGTAGTGGAGCGCGAGGATCCCGGGCAGCGCCGGCGCGTCGGGCACGGGCGCGTCGGCTTCGCGCAGGCGCCGGAGCCACGCCGAGGCGGGCTCGGACGGCCGCCGCCCGAGGCCGCCGCGCGCGAGCTCGCGCTCGATCAGGTAAAACTCCGAGTCCTCCCCGGGCCGCGGCGCCCGCGGCGGCGCCGGGGCCGCCGCGGTCCGTCCGCCGACGCGCCGCCGCCGCCAGAGCCGCCACGCGAGCAGGAGGGCCAGCGGCACGAGGAGCCAGCCGAGCCAGCCGGCGATGCCGCCCTCGCTCTCGCCGTAGCGCCAGCGCGCGAACAGGTATTCCGCCAGCGCCCAGAGGTCGGTCGCCGACTCGAGCACGGGTGAGCCGGCTTCCTCGATCACCCATACGGGTGGGGTCGTGTCGAGGTCGCGCCAGGCGCCGTCCACCCACGCGAGCGTCCACGAGTGCGCGTGCCGCGCGCGCACGACCCAGGTCCGCTCGAGCCCGCTCCACTCCTGCACCGAATAGCCGGTCGCGTAGCGCGTCGGCACGCCCGCCGCGCGCAGGAGCAGCACGGTGGCGGTCGCGAAGTACTCGCAGTGGCCGGCGCGCGTGCGGAGCAGGAAGTCGTCGAGCGGGGCGACGCCGGCGGGCCGGCCGCGCTGGTAGGTCGAGTAGCGGAAGTTCGCGCCGAAGAACCGGGCGACGGCGGTCAGGCGCTCGGCCGGCGTCTTCGACACCAGGTCGAGCCCCGCGGCGATGCCGGCGAGGACCTTCGCCTGATGCCGCGGGACGGCCGTCTCCGCCGCGCCCGGGGGGCCGTCGAGGACGCTCGCCCCGCCGAAGCGCGCGAGGTAGTGCACGAGCCCGAGCCCCTCCTCGACGCGGACCGCGCCGAGCGGGTTCCGGCTGACGCCGACGGCGGCGAGCCTCCCGACCTCGAACGCGCCGTTCGGGAGCGCCAACACGCCCCGGCCGCGCGGCAGGTAGGCGGCGACGCCGACGCCCGCCGCCGGGCCGGGCGCGCCGCCGAACTTCCACGTCTCGCCGTCCGCCTCGGCCTGGACGGGCGCGAACGCCGCGCCCGTCGCGAACCATACCGGCGAGTTGAAGACGTTGTAGCTCGCCTCGCGCAGGAGGAGCGGCATCCGCACGCCCGGGCCCGGCTCGACGCGCAGGAGGATCCGGTCGGAGAGCTTCAGCTCGCCGAGCCGGCCGAGGGCGGTCGTGCTCCGGAAGGGATCGGCGTCGCGCCGCCTGACGAGGTTGAAGATGTAGTCGAACGCGGCCTGCTCGAGCTTCTCCTGCGCCCCGTGGAGTGCCGCCTGCCCGCCCCAGCCGAGCGCCATCACCGCGGCGAGGAGCGCCGCCCACACGGCGGGGTGGAAGCGCCGCGAGCGCTCGACCCAGAGCGCCCACGCCGCGAGCGCGCAGAGCGCCGTGTAGAAGACGGGCGTCCGCGCGTTGGCCGCGCTCGCCGAGAGCACGCAGAGCACGACGTACGGATAGGCGAGGTCGAGCGCGCCCGGCGCCGTCCCGGTGCGCGCGGCCTTGCGGCGGAGCGCCCAGAAGAACGCGCTGGCCGGCACGCGGCCCGCGGTCGAGTACGCCTGGCAGACGACCAGCAGCGCGACGAGGAGCGGCATCCGCTCGAAGAGCAGCGTGACCGCGCGCGGCCCCCCGACGGCGCGGAGCACGCCCGAGGCCCCGAAGAGGTACACGGCGTTGCCCGCGAGCAGGAGCGCGCACAGGTCGGAGACGCGGTTGAAGTCCGACCCCGCGAGGTCGAGCCGCCACCGGAGCACGCGCGACGCCTCGAGGACCGTCGCGACGAACAGCGCGGGCAGGAGGAGCCCGGTCTCCCAGCCCCAGAAGAGCACGGCGGCGCCGACGAGGAGCGGGGGCGTGCTCACAATCGGGCGAGCCCCTCGGCGAGGCGGCCGGCCTCGAGCCGGTGGACCTCGCCCGGCGCCTCGAGCGCCGGCGCGCCGGGCTCGACGACGACGAACGCGCGCACCGGCGTGCCGAGCGCGCGCAGCTGGTGGACGAACTGCCTGCGCGATTCGTCCCAGTCAAGGAGCACCGCCACGCACGCGCTCAGCGCGTCGTGGCGCTCGAGCACGGCGTGGTGGAGCGCGCGGAACGGCCGGTCGCGGCAGACGCGGACGCCCGCCAGGACCTCGAGCATCCGGTCGGTGTGGCCGAGGCCGCGTCCCGCCGTGAAGCAGTAGGTCTCGGCCCCGACGAAGAGCAGGTCGAGCAGCGACTCTCCCGTCTGGAGCGCGCAGACGAGGGACGCCGCGAGCGACACCGCGTCCTCGAAGCGCTCGCTCCCGTCCTCGGCGCCGAACGTGTCCAGCACGAGGGCGTGCCGCACGAAGAACTCGTCCTGGTACTCGCGCACGACGGGCTTGCCGAGGCGCGCGAGGCTCTTCCAGTGGACGCGCCGGAGCGGGTCGCCCGGCCGGTAGTCGCGCAGGGCCATGAACTCCTCGGAGTCGCCGACGGACTGGGCGAGCGCGACGCCGCCGGGCTGGTACTTGCGAGTCCCGGGCAGCGCCAGGTCCGGCAGCGCGTAGCGCTTCGGCAGGACCAGCAGCGACTGCGGCAGCGGCAGCGTCCGGAGGGCGTTCACGAGCCCGAACGGATCCGGCCGCGCGAGGGTCAGGCCGGTGAACTCGAGCCGCCCGCGCCGCCGCGCGGTGAACTCGATCCTCACCTCGCCCGCGTCGCCGGGCGGCAGCGGCGGCAGGGGCCGCGCGTCGATGCGGGCGAGCTGGTTCCGCCGGACGAGCCAGTCCCAGCGCGGATAGCCGACCTTCCGGTCGAACCAGTTGCGTCGCTCCTCGCCGGGCTCGCGCGCGGTCACGAACTCCTCGAACGAGGGCCGCGGGTCGGCCGTGTCCTCGAGGAGCACGAGGCCCCGCTCGGGCCGTCCCCCGCCGTTCGCGAGCACCACGCGGTATGCGGCGGGCTCGCCCGCGGTCACGAACCGCGGAAGCACGCGCCGCGCGGAGAGGCGCGGCCGGAAACCGAAGCGCCAGGCGAAGGCGAGAACGAGCAGCGCGAGGACGAAGGTGAAGACCTGGTAGGCCAGGGTGCGGTTGGTGTCGAAGCCCATGAGCCCGGCGGCGCCCAGCGCGCCGAGCGCGAGCTTGCCCGCGCCCGTGAGGCGGCGCTCGAGGCGATACTGCAGCGACGCCGTCGAGCGGAACAGGCGATACGTGAAGCGCTTCAAGCCGGCACGGGCACCTTCTTCACGATCTCCTCCACGAGCCCCTGCACGGTCACGCCGGAGAAGCGCGCCTGCGGGTCCACGACGAGCCGGTGGGCGACGACCGGCACCGCGAGCTCCTGGACGTGCTCGGGCAGGACGAACGCGCCGCCGTCGAGGAGCGCCAGCGCCTGGGCCGCCTTGATGAGCGCGAGCGAGGCGCGCGGGCTCGCGCCGAGCTGGACGCCCGGCGCCGCGCGCGTCCCGCGCACGATGTCCACGGCGTAGCGCTTGAGCTCGTCGCTCGCGCGCACCTCCCTGACGCGGCGCCGGAGCTCCAGCACGTCCGCCATCGAGACGACGGGCCCGAGCGCGTCGATCGGGTGGCGCTGTTCCTGCGCGGCGACGATCGCCACCTCCTCCTCGGGCGCCACGTACCCGAGCGCGAACTCCAGCGCGAAGCGGTCCATCTGCGCCTCGGGCAGCGGGTACGTGCCCCGGAACTCGACCGGGTTCTGCGTGGCGATGACGAAGAAAAGCTCCGCGAGCGGATACGACCGGCCCTCGATCGACACCTGCCCCTCGCCCATCGCCTCCAGGAGCGCCGACTGGGTGCGCGGCGAGGCGCGGTTGATCTCGTCGGCCAGCAGGATGTTCGTGAAGACCGGGCCCTCGTGGAAGCGGAAGACCTGATCGCGCTGATCGTACACGGACACGCCGAGGATGTCCGAGGGCAGGAGATCGGGCGTGAACTGGATCCGCTTGAACTCGGCGCCGATCGAGCGCGCCAGGGCCTTGGCGAGCGTCGTCTTGCCGGTGCCCGGGTAGTCCTCGAGGAGCACGTGGCCGCCGCTCGCGAACGCGGCGAGGAGCCGGCGGATCGCGGCCGCCTGCCCCTTCATGACGGTCTCGATGTTCGCCGCGAGCTTCCGGAAGGTGTCCTGGGAGCCCACCCGTCAATTGTAGGGCATAATCGTCGGCCGTGGCCGCCGAGACGTCGTGCGCCGCGTGCGGCGCGCCGCTCGCGGGGCGGAGCGCCTTCCAGTTCCAGGCCCCCGGCGGCGCGGCCGTCATGTGCGCGCGCTGCGCGCTCCGCCACCCTCCGATGCTCCGGCGCTCGCTCGGGATCGCGGCGATCGTGGGCACGCTCCTCCTGGCGATCAACCAGGGCGACCTCCTGCTGC
This DNA window, taken from Candidatus Methylomirabilota bacterium, encodes the following:
- a CDS encoding VOC family protein yields the protein MALKVLELHHHGIRVGSTEAEADKALAFYRDVLGLSPDPGRPVIPTIPGYWMDVGGKAQIHLMGVNGQSKFAKGPGKDPSLPHVALAVPDIQEARRELDRLRVEYWVTEGVVGPQSLQIFMHDPAGNMIELHAAGTCRCDSSKRGGAAVKMS
- a CDS encoding acyl-CoA dehydrogenase family protein — translated: MALTPEQRLVVERVARLTRERIAPRAARYDVEAQNPLESWRDLWSEGFLAAAIPRAYGGLGLDMPTYAAAIRTLAQGCANTAMTLHMHSTVMRFIDALGTEAQKRRWFDEVVRFGKLFGSWGSEPAVSLSRTFLMETAIRRVDGDGWQIDGVKHFCTMAHGAAYYMVWCALDGEADMGKAVLQALVPAETPGLASDGRWDTLGMRATFSPSVTFTKARVPEDATLGRPGSAIQVGVVEVFGLGYAAIYIGVAEAALAFAVDYAKKRVVRPDNAAVAQDPTVQRHVGELDARLHAARLVLEDSAARWGEADMVERGLLANRAKFVATEVALEVTSRVVQVVGGRGAYREFPAERAFRDVRTATLMPPTVDRMLEAIGKSALGIQEGMFRISGGPQGA
- a CDS encoding acyl-CoA dehydrogenase family protein, coding for MFPLPPLTDEQRSIIDRAAALARERFAPRAATYDAEASFPYENFADLRAAGLLALTVPKEYGGVGADPIAYAHALREIAKGCSATGLTFNMHSTVTTFVAALGTEAQKRRYFAEVVERGRLIASITSEPEQSFRDKFVFNTVFRKVPGGYHVAGVKQFCSLGDAADYYFVTGIVEGATTAKDGVISALIPRDAAGVKIEGLWNATGMRGTISHTIRYDSTVGAESVIGTPGSLLGIDLSGFALGYAGVYLGIGEAAFEFMVEYAKTRTLKPSTEPLAHHPLVQRTVAETGTAIRAARLLLHDAARVRMTGDKEATMLAVNQAKTYCADVGLLATEKAIRLAGGRGILKELPLERWHRDALAGPVMPPANDRCLETAGKLLCGLRAATLEFQ
- a CDS encoding SET domain-containing protein-lysine N-methyltransferase, whose protein sequence is MPFVSDSYQSVKLELRRVNHREVGVFARRAIRKGELLIVSGGRVLPYHRVKALPRSFQRFCFHLEHGFYLAPPRGRKIALGYWVNHSCAPNAGDGRGWYALSLMALRRIRKGEEVTCDYRTVIGHGDPRYRPIVRFRCRCGSRRCAGLIRI
- a CDS encoding transglutaminase domain-containing protein, with product MSTPPLLVGAAVLFWGWETGLLLPALFVATVLEASRVLRWRLDLAGSDFNRVSDLCALLLAGNAVYLFGASGVLRAVGGPRAVTLLFERMPLLVALLVVCQAYSTAGRVPASAFFWALRRKAARTGTAPGALDLAYPYVVLCVLSASAANARTPVFYTALCALAAWALWVERSRRFHPAVWAALLAAVMALGWGGQAALHGAQEKLEQAAFDYIFNLVRRRDADPFRSTTALGRLGELKLSDRILLRVEPGPGVRMPLLLREASYNVFNSPVWFATGAAFAPVQAEADGETWKFGGAPGPAAGVGVAAYLPRGRGVLALPNGAFEVGRLAAVGVSRNPLGAVRVEEGLGLVHYLARFGGASVLDGPPGAAETAVPRHQAKVLAGIAAGLDLVSKTPAERLTAVARFFGANFRYSTYQRGRPAGVAPLDDFLLRTRAGHCEYFATATVLLLRAAGVPTRYATGYSVQEWSGLERTWVVRARHAHSWTLAWVDGAWRDLDTTPPVWVIEEAGSPVLESATDLWALAEYLFARWRYGESEGGIAGWLGWLLVPLALLLAWRLWRRRRVGGRTAAAPAPPRAPRPGEDSEFYLIERELARGGLGRRPSEPASAWLRRLREADAPVPDAPALPGILALHYRYRFDPAGLGAGERAALRAGVEAWLAARAAEASRGNARD
- a CDS encoding DUF58 domain-containing protein, encoding MKRFTYRLFRSTASLQYRLERRLTGAGKLALGALGAAGLMGFDTNRTLAYQVFTFVLALLVLAFAWRFGFRPRLSARRVLPRFVTAGEPAAYRVVLANGGGRPERGLVLLEDTADPRPSFEEFVTAREPGEERRNWFDRKVGYPRWDWLVRRNQLARIDARPLPPLPPGDAGEVRIEFTARRRGRLEFTGLTLARPDPFGLVNALRTLPLPQSLLVLPKRYALPDLALPGTRKYQPGGVALAQSVGDSEEFMALRDYRPGDPLRRVHWKSLARLGKPVVREYQDEFFVRHALVLDTFGAEDGSERFEDAVSLAASLVCALQTGESLLDLLFVGAETYCFTAGRGLGHTDRMLEVLAGVRVCRDRPFRALHHAVLERHDALSACVAVLLDWDESRRQFVHQLRALGTPVRAFVVVEPGAPALEAPGEVHRLEAGRLAEGLARL
- a CDS encoding MoxR family ATPase, whose amino-acid sequence is MKGQAAAIRRLLAAFASGGHVLLEDYPGTGKTTLAKALARSIGAEFKRIQFTPDLLPSDILGVSVYDQRDQVFRFHEGPVFTNILLADEINRASPRTQSALLEAMGEGQVSIEGRSYPLAELFFVIATQNPVEFRGTYPLPEAQMDRFALEFALGYVAPEEEVAIVAAQEQRHPIDALGPVVSMADVLELRRRVREVRASDELKRYAVDIVRGTRAAPGVQLGASPRASLALIKAAQALALLDGGAFVLPEHVQELAVPVVAHRLVVDPQARFSGVTVQGLVEEIVKKVPVPA
- the nrtS gene encoding nitrate/nitrite transporter NrtS; amino-acid sequence: MAAETSCAACGAPLAGRSAFQFQAPGGAAVMCARCALRHPPMLRRSLGIAAIVGTLLLAINQGDLLLHGAWPPALAWKVPLTYLVPFVVATWGALVNGRVPR